The stretch of DNA AAATGGATGCAAAAGCAGAAGCCCTTTATTCAGAACTCCGTAAAATTAGACAGGAACTTATTGAAAGACTAGAGTATAAAGATGCATCATCACTTATCAGACCAATTATTCAAGAAGAGCTTTCAGATATTGAAGACACATTAAATAAAATTGAAATGGGTCTTTATGGTAAATGTGAAATATCAGGGGAACTAATACCTGAAGAACTATTGGAAATGGTGCCTACAATAAAAACATTAGATGATTGCTTCAAAATAGATGGTTATTTTCGAAAGGCATTATTTGATTAAGTTAAGCTTATCATTAGATTTTTTAGTTTTCTTAATTGTAATTGCAACTGTTTTTCGTAAAACTGTGTTTTTTAAATAGAATGTGCTAAAATGCAAAGGTAATACAATGAAGAGTTTGGAGGTTACCTTTGTGTTTTTTTACATAATTGCCTTATTTATTATTGCTCTTGACCAATTTACTAAATGGCTAATCGTAAAGAATTTAGAATTAGGCGAAAGCATTGAAGTGATTGATAACTTCCTTTATATTACCTCCCATCGTAATAAGGGTGCAGCATGGGGAATATTAGAAGGTCGAATGTGGTTTTTTTATATCATCACCATTATTGTAGTTATTGGGATTATTTATTATATTCAAAAGGCAGCAAAGGGAAAGTGGCTTTTAGGTGTCTCTTTAGGCTTCATGCTTGGAGGAGCCATTGGTAATTTTATAGATCGGGTTTATCGTCAAGAAGTAGTGGATTTTATTGACACGTATCCTTTTGGCTATAATTTCCCTATCTTTAATATTGCTGACTCTGCTTTAGTAATCGGCGTGGGAATGCTGATGATACAAATGCTCCTGGAAGAGAGAGCATTGAAAAAGGAGAAATCTAATGGAGAAAATGGAACACATCATTCCTGAGGAACAAGTGGGTGAAAGAATAGATAAAGTCCTCTCAGCATTGAATGAGGAATGGTCTAGAACTCAAGTTCAGCAGTGGATTAAAGACGAGAATGTTCTCGTTAATGGACAAAAAATTAAAACTAATTATAAGTGTAGCATCAATGATCAAATCGTTATCAATATTCCTGAACCGGAAGAATTAGATGTAGTTCCGGAAGAAATGAATTTAGAAATTTATTATGAGGATCATGATGTTTTAGTCGTAAATAAACCAAAAGGGATGGTTGTTCATCCTGCACCAGGTCATTTAACTGGAACACTTGTTAATGGATTGATGGCACACTGTAAGGATTTATCTGGAATTAATGGTGTCATGAGACCTGGCATCGTTCATCGGATTGACAAGGATACTTCAGGATTATTAATGGTAGCAAAAAATGATCTTGCTCATGAAAGTCTTGTCAATCAATTAGTAGAAAAATCAGTAACAAGAAAATACAAAGCAATTGTAC from Cytobacillus dafuensis encodes:
- the lspA gene encoding signal peptidase II, which encodes MKSLEVTFVFFYIIALFIIALDQFTKWLIVKNLELGESIEVIDNFLYITSHRNKGAAWGILEGRMWFFYIITIIVVIGIIYYIQKAAKGKWLLGVSLGFMLGGAIGNFIDRVYRQEVVDFIDTYPFGYNFPIFNIADSALVIGVGMLMIQMLLEERALKKEKSNGENGTHHS
- a CDS encoding RluA family pseudouridine synthase, translating into MEKMEHIIPEEQVGERIDKVLSALNEEWSRTQVQQWIKDENVLVNGQKIKTNYKCSINDQIVINIPEPEELDVVPEEMNLEIYYEDHDVLVVNKPKGMVVHPAPGHLTGTLVNGLMAHCKDLSGINGVMRPGIVHRIDKDTSGLLMVAKNDLAHESLVNQLVEKSVTRKYKAIVHGVIPHDYGTIDAPIARDQKDRQSMAVSDNGKKAVTHFQVLERFNDFTYIECQLETGRTHQIRVHMKYIGYPLVGDPKYGPRKTLELGGQALHAGVLGFIHPRSGDYLEFEAPLPAYFEQLLEQLKINH